The Gordonia iterans DNA window GGTTTCCACGGCAACTGGCTCCCCGACTGACCCCGCCGAGCGGCGGCAGGGTGCGTTTCGACACGCTCCGCGCCTAGCGGCTTGACCGGCTCAACGAGCAAAAGAACCGGCCCCACGCCGAGAACGACGCGCCACCCTCTGGCATCGAGTGAGGGTGGGACGCCGACTGTCGTCGCAGCGCCCTCCGCAAACACGCGTCCTGCCTGGACGATGGCGAGCTTTCTGGCGTCAGGTCGCGTGGTGAGGACTAAGCAAGACGACCATCGGGGCCCACCCGCCCACACACGAAGACAGCCCCCAACGTCATCACCGAAAAGGGCTGAGCCCCACCGGAACTCCGGCGGGGCTCAGCTTCCCTCGGGTAGCGGGTTCTTGCGTGGACGCCCGCGCGGCCTCTTGCGGGCGACGATCACGCCGCCCGCGAAGATCTCGCCGCCCCAGACGCCCCAGGGCTCGCCGCGCTCGACGGCCTCGGCGAGGCACGGCTGCTGCAGCGGGCAGTCTCGGCACAGTGCCTTGGCGGCTTCCAGGTCGGCGGGCGCCTCGGCGAACCAGAGGTCGGCGTCGTTGCTCTGACAGGGCAGTTCCACCCGGCCTATTCGGTCAGTGGTCTGCGGGGCCGGCCCCTCGGTGAGGAATCCGGTCGGGGTGAATTCGGTGATGGTCATGAACGGGCTTTCGCGTGAAGTGACGTGTGGTCTGTCGCGAAGCCCCGGGGCGGTGTGAAAAAGAAACCCGGCTCGGGGATTCGCTCTCGCGATTCGCCGTGGCCGGGCTGGTCTCCTGGGGGGAGAGCCGGTGTCGCCTCAGATCCTGGATCGAGATCGAGGGCCGACGGCGGCCACGGGGAATCGCTGGCGCGCTCGCGCTGCTGGTGCAGGTACGCGGGCGGCTTCCTGATGAGCGGCGTACAGCCAGACGCTCTTCATGGCAGGCAATTCCTTTCTCGATCGATCACAGGACAACGACGACTACCCTACGCTCGCCGCGAAGACAGCACAATCTATTTTTGACCTGCGCGTTTACCGTCTTGGGCGCCGCCGGAGTCGCGGTGCGCAGCGATCACGGCCAGGATCTCGGCGCCGAACTGCTCGACGCGCTCGGCAGTCATGCCGCTGACCCGGCGCAACTCCCCGGCGGTCGCCGGGAGTCCGCGGGCGAGCTGCTTGAGCGCGTTTCCGCTGCAGACGTTCCATGGGGCGATGCCGTGGTCCGCGGCGTACTCCGCCCGCCAGTCGGTGAGCGCGTCGTGCACCGCGCGGTCCGGCCCGGCGGCCGGTTCGGTCCCGCCGCCCACCGCGCCGGCGGCCGCCGCCGAGCTCCGGCCCGATCGCTCAGCCTGCGGCACCAGCCCGTCGAGGAACCGGGAACGACGACGCGTCGACGGGCGGCCCTCCGCCCGGGCCAGACTCCACGAGAGGTGCAGGTGTTCGCGGGCGCGAGTGACACCGACGTAGAGCAGGCGACGCTCCTCCTCCACCTCGGCCGCGGTCTTGCTGGCCCGCCCCAACGGCACCGAGCCCTCGTGGAGCCCGGTCAGCAGAACCGCATCCCATTCCAGCCCCTTGGCCGCATGCATCGACGCCAGCGTGACGCCGCGTCCGCCGTCGCCGCCGGTGCGGGCACGATCGTGCACGGCCGCGACGGCCTCGGCGAAACTCAGTCCGGGCCGGTCGGCCAGCACCTCGTCGCCCAGTTCCACCAGCCGGCGCATCTGCTGCCAGTTGACGCGGGCCGCGACGCCGGACGGCTCGGTCTGGCCATAGCCGAGCGGGGTCAGTGCCCGGCGGATCGCTTCGGCGGTCTCCATCGGCGGCGGGGGCCCCTGAGCGAGTGACGCGAGCTTGCGCAACGCGGCCGCCACCTGCGGTCGCTGGAAGAAGCCGAGGTCGCCGCGCACCCGGTAGGCGATCCCAGCCGCGGCCAGCGCCTCCTCGTAGGGCTGCGACTGCACGTTGATCCGGTACAGCACGGCGATCTCGTCGGCCGCGACCCCGGCACGCAGCAGCCGCTTGATCTGCGCGACCACCCCGACCACCTCGGCGGTCTCGTCGGGATACTCGGCGAACACCGGTTCGGGTCCGTCCGGGCGCTGTCCGATCAGCTCCAGCCGGGTGCCTGCGGCCCGGCCGCGCGTTCGCCCGATCACGCCGTTGGCCAGGGCCACCACTTGCGGAGTCGACCGGTAGTCCCGTTCCAGCCGGACCAGAGTCGCCTCCGGGTAGGTGCGGGTGAAGCTCAGCAGGTAGTCCGGGGTGGCCCCGGTGAAGCTGTAGATGGTCTGGTTCGCATCGCCCACGACGGTGAGATCGTCGCGCCCGCCCAGCCACGCGGACAGCAACAGCTGCTGGAGGGGGGTCACGTCCTGGTACTCGTCGACGACGAAGCTGCGATAGCGCGACCGGAACTCCTCGGCGACGGCCGGCACCGAGTTCAGGATCTCGGCGGTGAACCCGATGAGATCCTCGAAGTCGAGCAGCCGGTCGCCCCCGGGCCCGGCCTTCCCGTCCTCGTAGGCCCGGAACACCTCGGCGACCGTGGCGGCGTTGAGCGGCAGGTCCCGGCCCCGTGCCGCATCCGGGTAGCGGTCCGGAGACACCAGCGACGACTTCGCCCATTCGATCTCGGCCGCCAGATCCCGGATCAGCTCGCGGTCGGCGCTGCCGACGTCGGCATCGCGCAGGGCACGGCGCACCATCGGGAATTTGCTGTCCATCAGTTCCCAGTGCGACGACCCGAACACCGACGGCCAGAAGTAGCGGAGCTGGCGCAGCGCCGCCGCATGGAAGGTGAGCGCCGCGACCTGCCGGCCCGGGACGGAGACACCGAGCACGGCGAGACGATCCCGCATCTCCGCGGCCGCCCGGGCGGTGAAGGTCACCGCGAGCACCTGACTCGGGTTCACCTGGCCGGTCTCGATCAGCGCGGCGATCCGGCGGGTGATGGTCCGGGTCTTGCCGGTGCCGGCGCCGGCCAGCACGCACACCGGGCCACGGGGCGCCCGAACGGCCTCGAGCTGCTGCGGATCGAGCCCGTCGACCGCCGGGCCGTGCTCCCGATTCCCGGCACGCGCACCGGGTCCCGGGGTGCTCGGCGCGCGGCGGGCACCTTCTCGAACGGCACCTTCTCGAACGGCACCTTCTCGAACGGCACCTTGGTGAACGGCACCCTCTCGAACGGTCATGGCCTCACGGTCTCACGCACCACTGACAGAAGGGGAATGTGCCGCAGTTTCGGCGCACCGGCGACACTCCGAAGGGCGGTTCAGCGGCCGAGCTTCGCGAGCACCTCGCCGATGCCCGGATTGGTCTGGGTGGACCCGTCGTCGTACTTCACCGTCGGCACCACGCGGTCACCGCCGTTCACGCTCTCGACGAACGCGGCGGCGTCCGCATCGGCTTCGACGTCGATCTCCGTGAAGTCGACGTTCTGCAGCGTCAGACTCCGCTTGAGACGGACGCAGAACGGGCACCAGGAGGTGGTGTACACGGTCAGAGAGGCCATACCGGCCATTCTAGGACTCGCGTCCGGGCCAGGGCCCAACTGGTGATCAGCGTCCGGGCTATCGACACGCTCGGCGGCAGCATCAAGGCGACGCCGGTCGGATCGCCACCCCAGTGCGCGTCGCGGTCGAGTGCCTCGCACACCTCGTCGCGGGTGAACCAGCGCGCGTCGGCCAGTTCGCCGTCGTCGAAGGTCAGGGGCTCGGCCGGATCGGCGACCACCTCGAAACCGAGCATCAACGACCGCGGGAACGGCCACGGCTGCGACCCGAGATAGTGCGGATCGGACGCGACGATCCCGGCCTCCTCGGCCACCTCGCGGATCACGCACTGTTCGGCGGACTCGCCCGGTTCCACGAAACCGGCGAGCGTGGAGAACCGAGGGTGCGGCCAGGCGTGCTGGCGGCCGAGCAGGATCCGGTCGGCGCCGTCGTGCACCACCATGATCACCGCGGGGTCGGTGCGCGGATACTCTTCGGCCCCGTCCGCGCGGCGGCGGACCCAGCCCGCCCGCGCGACGGTGGTGAGGCTGCCGTCGGACGGCGAATACGCGGCAGCGCGATGCCAGTTGAGCATGCCCAGCGCGGTGGCGAGCAGTCCGGCCTCGTCGGCGGTGAGCAGCGCGGCGCCGAACCGCGCATCGCTCACCGGCTCGGCCAGTTCACCGGCGCGCATCGCCCACAGGTCGGTGTCGCCCACGACGCCCAGGAACACCGCGTCGACCGGCGGCTGCGCGCCGACTCCGGCGGCCTCGGCCCAGCGGAGGCCGCCCCGTTCGTCGACGGGGTAGCGGCCGGCGTGATCGACCAGCAGCACCCGGGCCGTCTCCCAGCCCGCAGCGAGCCGCTCGGCGGCGTCGCGCAGGTGATCGGCGCGGTCGAACTCCGCCCGCGACAGCAGCGGCGGTTCGCGGAACTCGAAACTCGCCACCGTCAGCTCCGCTCGCCCTGCCGGACGTACAGCAGGCGGTCGCCGGCCTCAATGGCCTCCACCTCCGGCGCACCGACCCGGTACAGCTTGCCGTCGCGTACCACGCCGAGCACCAGATCCCGGGTGTGCGCCGGCGAACCGCCCGTCTCGGACGGGTCCACCTCGCGTTCTGCGATCGCGTACCCCTCCTCGGGGCTGAGCAGATCCTCGACCACCTCGACCACCGACGGGGTGATGGTGGCGATGCCGAGCAGACGACCCGCAGTCTCCGAGGACACCACCACCGAGTTGGCCCCGGACTGGCGCATCAGGTGGATGTTCTCGGACTCGCGGATCGAGGCGACGATCTTCGCGCGCGGATTGAGCTCACGCGCGGTCAGCGTGACCATCACCGCGGTGTCGTCGCGGTTGGCGGCGATCACCAGCGCGGCCGCATGCTGCACCCCCGCCAGTCGCAGGGTGTCGGACTTGGTGGCGTCGCCGCGGACGGTCACCAGACCGTCGGAGGTGGCCTGGTCCAGGGCGGCCTGATCGTCGTCGACGACGACGATCTCGTTCGGGCGGACGCCGTCGGCCAGCACCGCAGCGGTGGCGGTCTTGCCCTTGGTGCCGTACCCGACGACGACGGTGTGATTGCGCACCCGGTTCCTCCAGTTCTGGATCTTGATGGCCTGCCGGGACCGTTCGGTGAGCACCTCGAGCGTGGTGCCGATCAGCACGATCAGGAACAGGACCCGGAGCGGCGTGATGAAGATGATGTTGAGCAGCCGCGCGGATTCGCTGAGCGGGGTGATGTCGCCGTAACCGGTGGTCGAGAGGCTGACCGCTGAATAGTAGAGGCAGTCCAGGTAGGTCAGCGGGGTCCCGTCGGCGTCACGGTAGCCGTGCCGATCGAGATACACCACGATCGAGCACAGGAACAACGCCGACAGCGCCCACAGGACGCGGCGGCCGATGGCCCGGGCCGGACTGGTCTCCAGCTCCGGGATCCGGATGATGCCGACCAGGGCGTAATCGGGCTTTTCGGACCGATCGGCGCGGACCTGAAGCAATCGCTTAGGCATCGCGGGCCTGCCCGGCGGGGTTCCTCACATCTGCGAAGGCTACTCGATTCCTCGACGCGGTCACTCCGGTCAGGTGTCACCGCCCGCATCCGGAGGCGCCGCGGCGAGCAACCCGGCCAGTTCCGGCGCGCCGGGGAGGGTGTCGGGTTCCAGCGTGAAGCCGTGCCGGACGTAGACGAACGCCGCCCGCACGGCCCCCACGTCCACGCCCCGCAGCCGCGCCCACGCGACCCGGTACGCGGCCAGCTGCAGCTCCAGCGGACCGCGTTTGGCGGGCTCGGGCACCGCACCGGTCTTCCAATCGACGACGAGGTAGCCGTCGCCGTCGGCGAACACCGCGTCCATCCGGCCGCGCACCACGGTCTCGCCGATCACCGTCTCGAATCCGACCTCCACTTCCAGCGGTGTGCGGTGCGCCCACTCCGAGGCGAGGAACGCCGCGCGCAGCAACTCCAGATCGTCGTCGACCGCGGACTCGTCTGCCGCGCCCGGCAGTTCGTCGAGGTCCAGCAGCCGGGTGGCCCCGAAGCGCCGCTCCACCCACGCGTGGAACGCGGTGCCGCGGCGGGCCATCGGGTTGGGCCGGAACGGGACGGGACGGCGCAGTCGCGCGGCGAAGGCCTGCTCGTCGGCGCCGAGCTCCACGAGCTGGCTCACCGACAGCTGCGCGGGCAGTTCGACGTCGACGGTCGCGGCGCCGGCGCGTCGTCGTTCGTCCAGCAGCGCACTCACCTCGGCGTGCCAGGCCGCGATCTCCGGGTCGTCGGTCTCGGGGGCGGGCAGGGCGACCAGGCCCCGTGCGACCCGCGCGTCGTCCACCGCCCGGGCGGCGGCGAGCACGGCCGGGCGACGATCCCCGAGCCGGTCCACCGGCCACGCGGCGGTCACCGGCTCCGCGGTCATCGGATTCTCCGCATCCGCGCCGGGCGCGGGTGCGTCGACGTCGACGCTCATCACCCGGTGGCCGAGCGCGGCACCACCGGATTCGGCGGCTCCGCCGACTGCCGGTCCCGCCGTCGTCGAGCCCGCGCCCCGGACGAGTTCGGCGAGCTCGTCGTAGAAGTCCGAACCGCCGCGCGGCTTGTCACCGGTCTCCGACCACCAGTGCGCCGAGACCAGCAGCGTCTGTTTCGCCCTGGTCAAGGCGACGTAGAGCAGGCGACGATCCTCATCGAGCCGCCGGGCCTTGATGGCGTCCTTGTGCTCGGCGAGGGCCTCTTCGAGTTCCTTGCGATCGCCGAGTCCGGACAGGTCCAGCGCTGGATAGCCGTCCGCACCGCCGGTCGCGAGGTCGCCGCGCAGCGCGGCCGGCAGTTCCCGCGCCGATCCGAGCCACGTGGAGTCGGCTTTGGCGCTGGGGAAGATCCCGCGTGCCAGGTGCGGCACCGCGACCAGATCCCACTCTAGGCCCTTGGCAGCGTGCACGGTGAGGATCTGAACGCGTTCCTCGGCCACCTCCACCTGCCCGGCTTCCAGGCCCTTCTCCACCGACTCGGCGGCATCCAGGAAGGCGAGCAGCCCGGGCAGCGTGGCCCCGGGCCGATCGGCGTAGGCCGCGACGTAGTCGGCGAAGGCGTCCAGATGCTCGCGACCGGTGATCGCTCCGCGCATCCGCCGCGCCCGGATCTGTGCCTCCACGGCGACACCGATGGTCTGCTCGACGTCGGCGACCAGTTCGGGGAGGGGCTGGCCGATCCGGCGGCGCAGCCGTTCCAGCTCGCGCCCGAAGGCTCGGATCCGCTCGTACCCGGCCGCCGAGTACCGCTCGCGCTCCCCCGGGTCGACCAGGGCGTCACCCAGTCCCGCGGCGTCGACGGATTCGGCGGGCAACGCCGACGCGAGCGCCTCGTCCAGCTGCTCCCGCGACGAGACCGCACCGCCCACCGGCGCGTCCGCCCCGGCCGCGAGGTCGCGGGCCCGGCGCCACAGCGCCGCCAGATCGGCGGCGCCGAGCTGCCAGCGCGCACCGGTCAGCAGCCGCATCGCGGCGGTCCCCGCCATCGGATCGGCCATGAGGCGCAGCGTCGCGACGATGTCGGTGATCTCCGGGACGTGCAGCAGCCCGCCGATCCCGACCACTTCGACCGGAATCCCCCGCTGAGAAAGCTCGGCCGCCATCGGCGCCGAATCCTCGTTGCGACGCACCAGGATCGCGACGGTGGCGGGAGGACGCTGCGCCTCTTCGGCGGCCCGGTAGGCGGCCTCCACATGATCGGCGATCCACCGGCGCTCGTCGGCCACCGTCTCGGTCAGGGCGAGCCGAACCGTTCCCTCCGGCGCATCCTCCCGCGGGCGCAGGGTGGAGACCGGTACGCCCCGAGCCCGCAGCTGCGCAGACACCTCGTTGGCCAGGTAGAGCGTGCCCCGGCAGTTGCGCCAGCTGGTGAGCAGTTCCCGGCGGTGCGCGCCCGAGCCGTCGGCGCGCGGGAAGTCCTGGGCGAAGCGGGGCAGATTGGCCGCTGAGGCGCCGCGCCAGCCGTAGATCGACTGAATCGGATCGCCGACGGCGGTCACCGCGAGAGGCTCCCCACCGCCGAACAGGGCCGACAGCAGCAGCCGCTGCGCGTGCCCGGTGTCCTGATACTCGTCGAGCAGGACGGCCTTGAT harbors:
- a CDS encoding potassium channel family protein; the protein is MPKRLLQVRADRSEKPDYALVGIIRIPELETSPARAIGRRVLWALSALFLCSIVVYLDRHGYRDADGTPLTYLDCLYYSAVSLSTTGYGDITPLSESARLLNIIFITPLRVLFLIVLIGTTLEVLTERSRQAIKIQNWRNRVRNHTVVVGYGTKGKTATAAVLADGVRPNEIVVVDDDQAALDQATSDGLVTVRGDATKSDTLRLAGVQHAAALVIAANRDDTAVMVTLTARELNPRAKIVASIRESENIHLMRQSGANSVVVSSETAGRLLGIATITPSVVEVVEDLLSPEEGYAIAEREVDPSETGGSPAHTRDLVLGVVRDGKLYRVGAPEVEAIEAGDRLLYVRQGERS
- a CDS encoding ATP-dependent helicase yields the protein MTDRPLNPIGARSLAAALGLPPPTDEQVEVIEAPMEPMLVVAGAGAGKTETMASRVVWLVANRLVAPDEVLGLTFTRKAASELGARIRRRLSMLAGSPALLEWDPGGELAAVLRSADAEVSTYHAYAGRLIADYGLLLPVEPSSTLLSETELWQLAFSVVTTWPHELNTAKVPSSVTEAVLNLYSEMAEHLVDDDALAAAGADLCTLIDTLPKGPRQRAEPSQALRNIQAVTEERRAFLPLVQALRDKMAEQGALDFGSQMSLAARLATTRPEVVTAERAGIKAVLLDEYQDTGHAQRLLLSALFGGGEPLAVTAVGDPIQSIYGWRGASAANLPRFAQDFPRADGSGAHRRELLTSWRNCRGTLYLANEVSAQLRARGVPVSTLRPREDAPEGTVRLALTETVADERRWIADHVEAAYRAAEEAQRPPATVAILVRRNEDSAPMAAELSQRGIPVEVVGIGGLLHVPEITDIVATLRLMADPMAGTAAMRLLTGARWQLGAADLAALWRRARDLAAGADAPVGGAVSSREQLDEALASALPAESVDAAGLGDALVDPGERERYSAAGYERIRAFGRELERLRRRIGQPLPELVADVEQTIGVAVEAQIRARRMRGAITGREHLDAFADYVAAYADRPGATLPGLLAFLDAAESVEKGLEAGQVEVAEERVQILTVHAAKGLEWDLVAVPHLARGIFPSAKADSTWLGSARELPAALRGDLATGGADGYPALDLSGLGDRKELEEALAEHKDAIKARRLDEDRRLLYVALTRAKQTLLVSAHWWSETGDKPRGGSDFYDELAELVRGAGSTTAGPAVGGAAESGGAALGHRVMSVDVDAPAPGADAENPMTAEPVTAAWPVDRLGDRRPAVLAAARAVDDARVARGLVALPAPETDDPEIAAWHAEVSALLDERRRAGAATVDVELPAQLSVSQLVELGADEQAFAARLRRPVPFRPNPMARRGTAFHAWVERRFGATRLLDLDELPGAADESAVDDDLELLRAAFLASEWAHRTPLEVEVGFETVIGETVVRGRMDAVFADGDGYLVVDWKTGAVPEPAKRGPLELQLAAYRVAWARLRGVDVGAVRAAFVYVRHGFTLEPDTLPGAPELAGLLAAAPPDAGGDT
- the nudC gene encoding NAD(+) diphosphatase, producing MASFEFREPPLLSRAEFDRADHLRDAAERLAAGWETARVLLVDHAGRYPVDERGGLRWAEAAGVGAQPPVDAVFLGVVGDTDLWAMRAGELAEPVSDARFGAALLTADEAGLLATALGMLNWHRAAAYSPSDGSLTTVARAGWVRRRADGAEEYPRTDPAVIMVVHDGADRILLGRQHAWPHPRFSTLAGFVEPGESAEQCVIREVAEEAGIVASDPHYLGSQPWPFPRSLMLGFEVVADPAEPLTFDDGELADARWFTRDEVCEALDRDAHWGGDPTGVALMLPPSVSIARTLITSWALARTRVLEWPVWPL
- a CDS encoding mycoredoxin, with the protein product MAGMASLTVYTTSWCPFCVRLKRSLTLQNVDFTEIDVEADADAAAFVESVNGGDRVVPTVKYDDGSTQTNPGIGEVLAKLGR
- a CDS encoding WhiB family transcriptional regulator — its product is MTITEFTPTGFLTEGPAPQTTDRIGRVELPCQSNDADLWFAEAPADLEAAKALCRDCPLQQPCLAEAVERGEPWGVWGGEIFAGGVIVARKRPRGRPRKNPLPEGS
- a CDS encoding ATP-dependent helicase, with translation MTVREGAVHQGAVREGAVREGAVREGARRAPSTPGPGARAGNREHGPAVDGLDPQQLEAVRAPRGPVCVLAGAGTGKTRTITRRIAALIETGQVNPSQVLAVTFTARAAAEMRDRLAVLGVSVPGRQVAALTFHAAALRQLRYFWPSVFGSSHWELMDSKFPMVRRALRDADVGSADRELIRDLAAEIEWAKSSLVSPDRYPDAARGRDLPLNAATVAEVFRAYEDGKAGPGGDRLLDFEDLIGFTAEILNSVPAVAEEFRSRYRSFVVDEYQDVTPLQQLLLSAWLGGRDDLTVVGDANQTIYSFTGATPDYLLSFTRTYPEATLVRLERDYRSTPQVVALANGVIGRTRGRAAGTRLELIGQRPDGPEPVFAEYPDETAEVVGVVAQIKRLLRAGVAADEIAVLYRINVQSQPYEEALAAAGIAYRVRGDLGFFQRPQVAAALRKLASLAQGPPPPMETAEAIRRALTPLGYGQTEPSGVAARVNWQQMRRLVELGDEVLADRPGLSFAEAVAAVHDRARTGGDGGRGVTLASMHAAKGLEWDAVLLTGLHEGSVPLGRASKTAAEVEEERRLLYVGVTRAREHLHLSWSLARAEGRPSTRRRSRFLDGLVPQAERSGRSSAAAAGAVGGGTEPAAGPDRAVHDALTDWRAEYAADHGIAPWNVCSGNALKQLARGLPATAGELRRVSGMTAERVEQFGAEILAVIAAHRDSGGAQDGKRAGQK